The DNA region ACGACCTCTTGGGTCTTTATCAGGGGATCCCCATCACCCAACGAGGGGTTGCTTACGGAAACGTCCTTCCCGACAAGATCACCCTCTTTCAGCGGCCCATCGAATCGGTCTGCAAGACGAAAAAGGAGGTCGAAGAGAAGGTCGCCGAAGTGATCCTCCACGAGGTAGGTCACTACTTCGGCTTAGACGAGGAAAGGTTAGAAGAGCTGGAGGAGGAAGAGTAGGAGACGGAAGGGAAAGTTGCCATCCCTCTATGGGTCGTGTTAAAGAAAAGAAATTCTTCGACGATGGCGTTCCCTAAGAGGAGGTTGTCATGGAGAAATGGTTGGGCGGGGATCAGCATCCGAGCTATCGAATCCTGATGGGGCCCGGGCCGAGCAACGTCCACTACCGGGTCTATCAGGCGATGTCCAATCCCGTCATCGGTTACCTCGACCCACAGATCCTTTCCTGCATGGATGAGATCAGCGAGCTGTTGAGGGGGGTGTTTCAGACGAGGAACCCCGTCACCCTGGCCATCTCGGCCACGGGGAGTGCCGGGATGGAGACCTCTTTTGTCAATTTCGTGGAACCGGGCGACGTGGTCGTCATCGGGGTCAACGGTTTTTTCGCGGACCGGATGACCCAGGTGGCCTCCCGATGCGGGGCAAAGGTGATCCGGGTGGAAGCGGAGTGGGGCAGGATCATCGAGCCCGAGAGGATGATTCAGGCGTTGAAGGAGCATCCCGAGGCCAAGGTCTGCGGCATCGTCCACGGGGAGACCTCCACCGGCGTTCGGGAGCCCATCGAGGAGATCGGAGCCTACTGCAAAGGGAAGGACGTCCTTTTCGTGGTGGATGCGGTGACCACCTTGGGCGGTTATCCGGTCAAGGTGGACGAGTGGGGGATCGATGTCTGCTATGCCAGTTCCCAGAAATGTTTGGGCGTGCCGCCCGGACTCTCTCCGATCACGGTCAGCCCCAAAGCGATGGAGGTCCTCCGCTCCCGAAAGAGTCCCGTCCAGAGCTTCTATTTCGACCTCACCCTGCTCGAGAAATACTGGGGATCGGAGAGGGTCTACCACCACACCGCTCCGGCCTCCCTCTTCTATGCCATGCGGGAGGGGTTGAAGATCATCTTCGAGGAGGGGCTGGAAGAGCGGTTCAAGAGACACCAAACTCTGGGGGACCGTTTGAAGATGGAACTGGAGGCCCTCGGGTTTAAACTCTTCGCCCAAGAGGGCTACCGCCTGCCCATGCTCACCTCGGTGGTCCTCCCCGAAGGATTCGACGACGTCAAGATGCGATCGAAGCTTTTGAACGAATACAATATCGAGGTGGGGGGAGGATTAGGCATCCTGAAAGGAAAGATCTGGAGGATCGGCCTCATGGGCGAGACCTGCAAGCTCCGTTACATCCACTGCCTCATCGGCGCCCTGAAGGAGATGCTTTTTTAAAAACCCTCTCAGGCCGTCGCCTCGGTTTGAGAGGACGCCTCTTTCTCCCGATAGAGTTTGGCCAGAAATTCGGTGAGGTTGTAGATCTCGATCTTCTGCTTCTGCCGTTTGGCATTCTTGAAGTTGTGAAGGCACGAGGGGCATTCGGTCAGGAGCACCTCGGCGCCGGTATCTTCGATGATCTGGCTCAGGCGATTTCTGGCGATCCGGACCGACTCCTTGGCAAAGGCCCCCCGGAAGCCGCCTCCCGCGCCACAGCACATGGCGTTTTCCCGGGTCCTTCTCGGCTCCACAAAATTGGGCGCGATCTTCCGGATGATCTCCCTCGGTTCCTCGTAGATGCCCGCATGGCGGCCCAGGTCGCAGGGGTCGTGGTAGGTGACCCTTTTGTCGGTCTTGACGCCGAAGTCGAACCCCTTGAGAAACTGGGTGATATGCTGAATGTCCACCGCAAGCCCCTGGTAGGAGGGATGGTCTTTGAACACGCGGTAGCAATACGGGCAGGTGGTGATCAGGGTCTTCGCCTCGGTCTTGTGGATGGCCTCGATATTCTTTTTCGCTAAATCCTCTTTGATCTTATACCCCACGTCCTCGAGGACACCGCTGCAGCAGACCTCGTCGATCAGGGTGTAGTCGACCTTCAAGAGGTCGAGCAGCCGGAGGACCTCCTCGACGCCCTCTTCCTCTCGAAAGGTCCCCACGCAACCCAGGAAGAGCACATAGGCGGCCTTGCCCTTTTTGTGTCCCCAGTCGTGACGCTCCGTTTCGCCGTAGATGTTTCCGTACTTTTCTACGGTTTCGCCCATGGCCTTGAAGAGATTGTCGAAGCCAGCGGCGACCAAATCTTTTCGCATCGCCTTGACCATCTCCTGGGGATCGACGCCCGAGGGGCAGTTGACCGTGCAGTTCATGCAGGTCGTGCAGCGCAGAAAGGCCTGGGCCACTGCCTCGGTGAGGGGGAGCTTACCCTCCATGATCTCCTTGAGGAGGATCATCTTGCCGCTGGCATTCGTCATCGGCCTTTTGGTCAAGTCGAAGATGGGGCAGACGGCCCGGCAGAAACTGCACCGGGAACACTGGGCGATGGCCTTTCGGCGTTTTTCATCGAACTGGAGCTGGGGGGACATGGGATTCACCTTTCAGGGCCTTTTGGGCCTCGGGCTTCAACTTTGGGATTTTTATCCCTAAAGGGCTCTTTTGCCCGGGTTCATGATGTTGTTGGGGTCGAGGGTCCTCTTGATCTTTCTCATCAGTTCCATCTCGACCGGATCGTGTTCCAGATCCATGTAGGCTGCCTTGGAGAGGCCGATCCCGTGCTCGCCGCTCAGGGTACCGTTGAGGCGGATGGCGAGGCGAAAGATCTCCTCCTCCACTTTATGGGTCCGTTCGACCTGGTCGGGGTCGTATTCATCGAAGAGGATCTGCGGATGGAGGTTCCCATCGCCCGCATGGCCGAAGGTGGCGACCGTGATCCGGTATTTTTGGGAGATCTCCTGAATGCCCACCAATAATTGGGGAATCCTTGAGATGGGGACGGTCACATCGTCGAGGACGAAGCTGTTGCTCACACGGGCCAGGGTCGCATAGGCGGACTTTCTCGCCTTCCAGAGATGGAGACGATCCTTCTCGTCTTTGGCCGTTTTGATCTCGATGGGATGGTTCTTCTTCAAGATGTCGAGGACCACCTCCATCTGGGCCTCGACCTCTTCCCAGGTGAACCCGTCGGTCTCCGTCAGGATCATGGCCTCGGCTTCGGGCAGGGGGATGTCGGTATTCTCCTTAATCGATCGGAGGGTCACCTTGTCCATGATCTCCATGACACTGGGGATGACCCCGCTCGTCATGGTCTGGAAGATGGCCCGGCCCGCATCCTCCAGCCTCTGGTAGGTGGCCACCGCGGTCATCGCATGTCGGGGCAGGGGATTGATCTTCAGAGTGACTTCGGTGATGACGCCCAGGGTGCCCTCGGCTCCGACGAAGAGCTTGGCCAGATCGTAACCCGAGACGCTCTTCATCGTATAGGCCCCCGTGCGCATCCGTTCGCCCGTGGGAAGGACGACCTGAAGTCCGAGGACATAATCGCGGGTGGTTCCGTATTTGGCGCCCTTGATGCCCCCTGCATTGGTGGCGACATTGCCTCCGATGGTCGCCACAGAACTGCTTGCGGGATCGGGAGGGAAGACAAACCCGTGTTTGGCCAACTCCCGGTTCAGATCGTCACAGATCACCCCTGCTTCGACCCGGGCGTAACGGTTCTCGATGCTGATCTCGAGGATTCGATTCATCTTGGAGAGGTCGATGACGATCCCGCCTTGGATGGGGACGACCCCGCCGCTCAGGCTGGTTCCGGCCCCCCTGGGGATGATGGGGATCTTCTCTTCGTTGGCAAACTTGACAATTTGGATCACCTGTTCGGTCGATTCAGGCCAGACCACGGCGTCGGGCCGATGGACGTTCATGGAGGCATCGTAACTGTAAGGGACAAGCTCTTCCAACTGGTCGGTGGCGTTGTCCCGACCCACCATCTCGATCAACTTTTCGATGATCATCTTAGGATCCTTTCTCGGAGGTCTGCCTCTTGAGCTCGGCCTCGACGAAATTGAGGTGATCCAGGGTCTTCTGCCTTGCCTTTTCAGGGGCTCGGTTTTTGATGGCCAGGAAGATCTGGTGGTGATGGTCGATCAACTTTTTGACCTGATCCCGGTTGATGAAGACTTTGGCCATGGATTGCCTCAACAGGTCATAGATCCCGGACATGATGTGGACCTGGATCGTGTTATGGGTCGCTTGGGCGATGGCCAGGTGAAAGTCCGCATCCTCCTTTTCCCAGGACCGACCTTCTTCAAAGGTCTTTCGCATCTGCTCAATGATGGAGCGAAGCCTCTCGATGTCTTCTTTTGAGGCCTTCTGTGCCGCATGATAGGCGGACCAGGTCTCGATGGCCTTCCTCACCTCAATGAGGTCGAAGACCTTCTGCGCGTCGGCTTTGATAAGAAGGGCGAGGGGGTCTTCGATCAGTTTCGAGGTGACCGAGCGGACATAAGTCCTCTTGGCCTGCCTCACTTCAAGGAGCCCCATGGCCACCAGGGCGTTGAGGGCCTCCCTCAAGGAGGGGCGGCTGACCCCCAACTGTTTGACAAGCTCTCGTTCGGGGGGAAGCTTGTCTCCGGGCTTTAACTTCCCTTCTGAAATTAACCTCTTGATTTGATTGACGATATCCTCTGAGATCTTGGTCCGTTTGATGGCGTTGAACATAGATTTGTCCAGTGGTCTTACCTTTTTAATAAAGGATGGAATGACCTTTGTCAAGACAACGAACGGGAGGAAAGGGCCTCAGGACGGTAGATGGAAGGACCCCGGGGGAGAGAGGTGATTTTAGAAAGGATTGAGCCAGTTCGGGGGTTTTCCCGTGGTGAGGGCCGCTACCAGGTTTTCTGCGGCCAGCATCGCCATCCGGTAGCGGGTAGCCCGTGAAGAACTGGCGATATGAGGGGCGAGGACCACGTTCTTCAATTCGAGGAATTGAGGGTTGAACTTCGGCTCATTCTCGAAGACATCGAGGCCTGCGCCTGCGATCGTTCCCGAACGGAGGGCCTCGATCAGTGCGGCATCGTCCACCACCCCGCCCCGGGCCGCGTTGATGAGGACCGCGGTTGGTTTCATCCGCCTCAATTCAACGGGACCGATCAGGTGGTGGGTTTCCGGAGAATAGGGGACGTGGAGGGTGAGAATATCGGCCTGGGAGAGAAGCTCTTCCTTGGTCACGAACGTCGCCCTGCAGGCCTGTTCAACCTCCGGAGCGGCCCGGCGAATGTCATGGTAGAGGATCTTCATCTCGAAACCGACGGCCCTTTTCGCCACGGCCTGACCGATGCGTCCGAGGCCGAGGATACCCAGGGTGGCATGGTGAACGTCGAGGCCGAGAAACTGTTTGAGCTTCCACCCATCCCACTGGCCGGAGCGAAGGTAGGCCTCGGCTTCGGTCAACCGACGGGCGGTGGCCAGGATCAAGGCCCAGGTGAAATCCGCGGTGGTGTCGTCGAGGACGCCCGGGGTATTGGTGGCCATCACCTTGGCCCGGGTACAGGCCTCGAGATCGATGTTGTTGTAACCCACGGCGATGTTACAGACGGCTTTTAGATGGGGACACCGTGAGAGGAGGACGGAATCGATCCTGTCCGACAGGGTGATCAGGGCCCCCTCTTTATCGGAGAGTTTGGCAGCGAGCGTTTCGGAATCGAACGGGACATCCGATTGATTCGAGGTCACCTCGAAGTATCGGGAGAGATAATCGAGCACCTCATCGAAGACCTCTCGGGTCACCAGGACTTTAGGCCTCATCGTCTCCCTTTCATCGATTCCCTATGCACAGACACAGATCCCTCGCCATGAGACCCTTCTTTATTTATACACCAGGGAGGGAAGCCACAACCCGATCTGTGGGAAAATATATAGGATGATGATGGCGATGACCTGAATTCCCATGAAGGGCATCATCCCCAAAAAGATCTGGTTCAGGGTGACATGGGGAGGGGCAACCCCTTTCAGGTAAAAGGCCGCCATGGCCACCGGTGGGGAGAGGAATGCGGTCTGGAGGTTGAGGGCTACCAGGAGGCCGAAGAAGAGGGGATCGATCTGGAAGTGCGACAGAAGAGGGATGAAGATGGGCATGAAGATGACGATGATCTCTGTCCACTCCAGGGGCCAGCCGAGGAGGAAGATGATAACTTGGGCCAGGATCATGAACTGAATGGCCGTCAGATCGAGCGACTTCACCCAATCGTTGATGATCTCCTGTCCTCCGAGGAGGGCGAAGGCCGCGGCGAACATGCTCGAACCCACGAAGAGCCAGCAGACCATCGCGCTTGTTTTGGCCGTGAGGAAGACCGATTCTTTGAGCATCTTGAAGTTGAGTTGTCGGTAGGCGGCCGCCAGGACAATCCCTCCAAAGGAGCCCATCGCAGCGGCTTCGCCGGGCGTGGCCAGGCCGAGGATGATCGTTCCCAGAACCCCCAGGACCAGGATGGCCAAGGGGAAGAAGGACTTTAGAAGGATTTTGAAGATTTCGAAGCGGACGAAGTTGAAAATGGAATAGAAGAGGACGAAGCCGGCGGCCACGATTCCTACGGCAATCCAGAACCCCCTTGGAGCGGGTTTTCGTTCTCCCGTGGCGACCTGGGACGGCGGGGCTTCCTGAGGGGCTTCCGCCTCGGTTTGAGGCTGGGGAGCCTCTTCCACGGCTCCGGAGGGCTTCTCACCTTCGGCCGCTTCCTCGGAAGGGGGTTCTTGCAGTCCGGTCAACTCTTCCACCTTCAGGGAGGTTTCGGTTTCGGGCGCGGCCTCTCCTTCTATTCTCGAGGCCAAACCCATCTCCTGGACGCCCACTACGACCGCCTCGGGCGCGGTCAAGGTGAGATAGATCCCCCCCAGCAAAAGGACTGCCGCGAAGACGGGCAGGAGGCCGATCCCCAATTGGCCGATGAGCGTGCGTGGAGGGATCTTCACCACTCTGTTTTTCAATAAGGCTTTCACAAACCCTTTCATGACATTCCGGGTTTTCAAGTTTTCGATGATGGACTTTTCATAGGAGGGCAGCTCCACTCGGCGTTCCTCTTCCGGAAGGGGAGGGGCGACGTCTGGCCTCAGTTTCGCAAGGACGATGACGTACGCGATATAGAGAGAGGCGAGCATGAAGCCGGGGAAGAAGGCGCCTGCATAGAGCTGAACGACGGAGACGCCCGCGGTGGCCCCGTATAGGATGAGAAGGACCGAGGGAGGGATCAGGATTCCCAAGGTCCCACCCGCGGTGACCGCTCCGGCAGAGAGCTTGATCCCGTATCCCGCCTTGAGCATGGCCGGAAAGGCCAGAAGCCCCATCAACGTCACGGCCGCACCGATGATCCCTGTGGCCGTCGCAAAGACCGCGCACGTGGCAATGGTGGCCACCGCCAGCGAACCTGGAATGCGCGCGGTCGCCAGATGCAGCCCTTTAAAAAGCATCTCGATGAGGTTGGAACGCTGGACCAGATAACCCATGAAGACGAAAAGGGGAATGGCGATGAGGACGTCGTTGTTCATCACAGCGTAGGCCCGGGCCACCATCAGATCCAGGGTCTGGCGCACGGCCGTCTCCGGGTTCACGCTCCGATAGGCGAAATAAGCGAACATGGTGCCCATTCCCATCAAGGTGAAGGCGGTGGGGAAGCCGAGCATGATCGCCACCACGATCATGGCGAGCATCAATAAACCCAGATGGCCGGTGGTCATTTCGGAAGGCGGGGGCATGATCATGAAGACGATAAACACCACCACCGCCATGATCGACAGTCCAAACCAAGCCTCTTTCTTCACTTCTCGTCCCCTTTCTTCGTTTTAATCAATTCGTCCAGTTTCTGGATGTCTTCGTCCTTTACGTGGACCATCTCCTTCAGCTCTTCGACGTCCACCTCCTCCACATCCTTTTCGCGAGAGGGCCACTGGCCGTTTTTGATGCAGCGAATACAACGGATCATTTCGACAAATCCCTGAAGCAAGATGATCCCTCCCGCGACCGGAATGACCGTCTTGAACCAGTAAAGAGGAGGTCCATCGGCGATGATGCTCGACCGCTCCCGGATGGCCCAGGATTCCCCGGCATAGATATAGCCGGCCCAACAGAGCCCCACGATGCCCGGGATGAAAAAGAGGGTATAGAGGATCAAATCGAGCGTGCCCTGGACCCTGGGGGGAAAGAACCGGTAGAGGACGTCCCCGCGGACATGGGCATTCGTCGCAAGCGTGTAGGCGCCTGCCATCATAAACATCGTCCCATACATCTGGAGCATGATGTCGAAGGCCCAGGGATGGGGAGAGCGAAGCACATAGCGGCTGAAGACCTCGAAGGTGATGAGGAAGGTAAGGGAGACGATGAGCCAGGAGAAGATTTTCCCGACCCACGTGCTGAACTCATCGATGAAGAGGAGTATTTTTTGCATGACCGTTCCCTTTTACAAAAAACATCCACCCGGACGCGGGCGGCGTCCGGGTGGATTGTGGGATCCTAACGAACCGATTACTTCTTCGCCGGGGCGGCCGGTTTGGCTTCGGGTTTCGCCGGAGCCTTTTCTGCGGGCTTGGGGGCTTCTCCGGGTTTCACCGCCGGTTTCGCCACGGGCGCCTTGGGTGCGAAGTAGTGTCGGTAGGCCATCTTTCGGTCTACGATGGTGTCCATCTCCCAGGCCAGGGCCCGTTTCGCAAAGGCGATCTGGGATTCGACGATCTCCTTGAAGAGGGGAACGTCGGCCGATTTTTTCTTGACGATCTCATCGTAGACCTCGAGCTGTTTCCGGAGGATGGCATCCGGCGTCTTGTAGAACTTCACGCCGTCTTTGGTCTGCATCTCGATGTAGTCTTTCGAATACCGGTCGATCGCCTTCCAGGACATATCGGCCGAGGCTGCCTCGACCGCATTCTCGATGATCGCTTTGAGCTTGTCCGGCAGGGCATCGTATTTGGTCTTGTTGAAGAGGATCTCGAACTGCTCGCCGTTCTGATGGAAGCTCTGGAGCATACAGACCTTGGAGACGTCGGGGAAGCCGAGCAGGCGATCCGAAGAGGCATTGTTAAACTCCGCTCCTTCGATGAGGCCGCGGTCCATGGCCGGGACGATCTCCCCTCCTGGCAGCGCGACGACCGAAAGGCCCATGGCGGTGAACAGGTCGACCGAAAGCCCCACCGTCCGATATTTCATGCCCTTCATGTCCTCCAACTTGGTGATCGGCTTCTTGAACCACCCCAAGGGCTGCGTGGGCATCGGTCCATAGAGGAAGGAGACGACGTTGGCACCGATGGAGGCATAAATTTTGGCCAGGAGTTCCTTGCCTCCGCCATATTTGTGCCATGCCAGTAACATGTTGGCATCCATTCCGAAAGCCGGACCCGACCCCCAGAGGGCTAAAGCGTTCTGTTTCCCATAATGGTAAACGAGCACGCCGTGGCCTCCATCGAGGGTTCCCTTGGAGACCGCGTCGAGCAATCCGAAGGCAGGGACCACGGCGCCCGCAGGCAACACCTCGATCCGGAGTTCGCCGCCGGTCATGTCGTTTACTTTCTTTGCAAAGTCGAGGGCGAACTCATGGAAGATATCCTTGGCAGGCCAGGTGGACTGCCAGCGGAAGTTGATCGGGGTGGCTGATTTCACAATGGCGGGGAATCCCACCGTCGCGGCAGCCCCTGTGACCGCAGCCGCCTTGAGGAAATGACGGCGCGTGACCTTCTCCTCTCCTGTTTTCTTCAATTTTTCGGTCATACACTCCTCCTTTAAATAGAATACGAATCCCTCCGATTGGCCCTAAAAACCCGACATGGATGATCCAAGAGAAGCTCCAAGCCCGTCCAAACCGGACTCACCCTTCACCTCCTTTCGATTCGATTCTTTGCCGTTTTTTGAAGGTCCTTAAGCATCGCCTCTTCTATAGGATATTTCCCTATCGAATTCAAGATGGCCGCAAAAAGCGGTTCTTGGGGTTGAAAAGGGAGGAAAGAGGTTGCCGGATGAACAGGGTTTAAGAATTGGCCTGACCAATGTTTTATTAATCTTCGGGGGGGCATTGTGAATAAATCCTTAACATTATGAGATTTTTTTGTCAAGGGAAAAAGTTTCAGGCAAGGCCTTTTTCATCCGAGGGGCGAATGAAGAAGGGGTCCCGACCTGATTCTGGATGTTTTTATCCAAATTCATTTTGAAATTTCAGTAAGTTAATTCTATCGCAGAAATGGGCCAAAATTTTCCCTGAAAGGTGGGATACCAAGCGCTCGATGTTGGCTCCGAAGGAATTTTCTCGTTCTGACCCAGAAATCCTATCCAAATCGGGAGGGATTCGAGGATAGTGGAAAAATGGTCAGACCAATTAATTTTTGTTGACAAAAAGGTTCCGATTTGTTATAAAGGGAAAAATTTTATCATCAAGGTTTTTCTGCCTCGAGTCCGTCTGGAAGGTTTTAACTGAAACCCGAGAGGAGGTTTTTATGGCTCGATTGTACGAGTATCAGGGGAAGCAATTGTTGAAGACCGCCAAAGTGGCCGTGCCTCAGGGAGAGGTGGCGACCACCCCCGAGGAGGCGAGGAAGATCGCCGAAAAGATCGGAAGGCCTGTGGCGATCAAGGCCCAGATCTGGGCAGGGGGCCGTGGAAAAGCAGGTGGCATCAAGTTCGCCTCTTCGCCGGAGGAGGCGGAGAAGGTCGCAAGCGAGTTGCTCGGCTCCAAGCTCAAAGGGCTGACGGTTGAGAAGGTCCTGGTCGAGGAGAAGCTCGATATCGACCAGGAGTATTATGCCGGGGTCATCATCGACGCCTCCCGGGAGGTCCGTGCGCCGGTGGTGATGTTCAGCACCGAAGGCGGGGTGGAGATCGAGTCGGTCCCCTCGGAAAAGATCTCCCAGATGACGGTCAATGTGCTCAGGGGTTTCAAACTCTATGACGCCCTGAACCTCGCCGTGAGTCTGAAGGTCCCCAACAAACACCTTCAGGGGGTGGCCCAGGCCATCATGGGTCTCTTTCAAACCTTCAAAAACTATAACTGCCGGACCGCAGAGATCAATCCCCTTGTCCTGACAAAGGACGGAAAGATCCTTGCGGGAGATTGCCGGATGGCCATCGATGACTCTTCGGTCTTCCGCCATCCCGAGCTGGGGATCGAGGTGGCACGGGAATCTGCCACGCCCCCTACCGAACTGGACAAGATCGCCTGGAAGATCGAGGAGGATGATCTCCGGGGCACCTGCTACATCGCTCAGATGGCCGAGGACATCAAGGAGCTCAATTACGTGGGATACCACGGGATCGGCGGCGGTGGGGCGATCCTCGGCGTGGATGCCCTGAACCGGCAGGGATTGAAGATCGCCAATTATGCCGATACGAGCGGAAACCCCACGGCCGCCAAGGTTTACCGGGCCGCCAAACTGATCCTCAACCAGCCCGGGATCGAGGGCTACATGTTGGGGGGCTTCATCGTGGCCAATCAGGAGCAGTGGCACCACGCCCATGGCGTGGTGAAGGCCCTCCGGGAGGAGATCCCCAAGAGGCCCGGCTTCCCCTGTGTCATCCTCCTCTGCGGGAACAGGGAGAAGGAATCGATGGAGATATTAAAGGAAGGGACGGCGGATCTTCCTGGCCGATTTGAATTCTATGGAAGCGACAAGGTTTATGAGACCGAATTTTTGGCCAAACGGATGAAGGCCCTGATCTTAGAATATCGGAAGGACCGCGGGATAAAGGAGGAGTAGGCCATGATCGAGTTTAAAGAGAGGACGATCAAAGTCATCATCGACGACAGCAAGTGCGCCGACTGTAAGACCCATGCCTGCGCGGCCGGCTGCAAGCTCTACGATCGTGGGATATTGGTGATCAAGGATGGGAAACCCGCCCTGAATGGGGATGCGGCCTATGCCGAGAGGACAGGAACGGAATGCCTGGCCTGTGAATATGAATGCTGGTTCCGGGGCAACAAGGCGATCAAGATCGAGGCCCCCATCCCCGGGTTGAAGGAGTATCTCGAAAAGCGCGGTTTGACACTATCGTAAAAAAGGAGTGACGTATGGCTATCTTGCTCGAAAAGAATACGACGGTTCTCGTTCAGGGAATTACGGGTCGAGAGGGTTCGGCCCGGGCCGTTTTTATGAAAAACTACGGGACCAAGGTCGTCGCCGGCGTCACCCCCGGACGGGGTGGGGAGGATGTTTCCGGGATACCCGTTTACAACACGGTGGCCGAGGCGGTCAAGGCCCATGGCCCCATCGATGCCAGCGTCACCTTCGTTCCCGGGCCTGGGCTGAAGGATGCCGTTTTTGAGGCGATCGACGGCGGCATCAAATTCATCGTGATGCCGGTGGAACGCGTCCCTCTCTACGATATTCTTGAGATGATGGCCTATGCCAAACAGCACGGGGTCCGGCTCCTCGGTCCCGGGTCGATCGGGATCATGAGTCCCGGCATCGCCGTGATGGGCTGGCTCGGTGGATCTCCGGATTTCGCCAAGAGGGTCTTCGTGCCGGGGCCGATCGGCGTCATCTCCCGAAGCGGGGGACAGTCGGGGACCGTTCCCTGGGCGATCAAAGAGGCCGGGATGGGGGTGAGCACGGTGGTCCACATCGGGACCGAACCGGTGATCGGGACCTCTTGCGGCGATCTCCTCCCCCTCTTTGAGAAGGACCCGGATACGAAAGCGGTGGCCATGTTCGGTGAGATCGGTGGCCCATACGAGGAGGAGGCCGCCGAGGCGGTCAGGAATAAAACCTTCACCAAGCCTTTGGTGGTCTATGTGGCAGGTGCCTGGGCCCCTGAAGGGATGCGGTTCTCCCATGCGAGCAGCATCATCGAGAGGGGGAGGGGCTCGGCCAAGGACAAGATCAAATCCCTCAAGGAGGCCGGAGTCCATGTGGTGGACCGACCCGACGAGATCGCTCCCACGCTGAAGAGGTTGCTGAACCTTTGAATCTCATTTCCAAGGCCTAACAAGGAGGTGTCCTATGACAGTCATGCGGTCAGTCTTTTACATTCCCGGCAATAACGAGAAGATGATCTCGAAGGCCCCTGAAATTCCGGCCGATATCATCACCCTCGACCTGGAGGACTCTGTGCCCCCGGCCGAAAAACCGAAGGCTCGGGAGATGGTGCGGGAGAATCTGAAATACGCTGGATCGGGCGGTTCGACGGTGTATGTCAGGATCAACAATTGGGAGACCCTGATGACCAACGACGACCTCGAGGCCATCGTCTACGAGGGGCTATCGGGCGTCTGTTTGGCCAAGTGCGGGGGGCCCGACCATGTCCAGCGCCTCGACTGGAAATTGGAAGAACTGGAGAGGCGAAGAGGCCTTCCCGTGGGGAGCATCGCCATCCAGCTTCTGATCGAGACCGCCAAAGGGGTCATCAACGCCTATCCATCGGCCATCGCGAGCAAAAGGGTCAACTCCCTCATCTTCGGGGCGGTGGATTATACGAAAGATATGAGGGTCAAATTGACGACCGAAGGGGAGGAACAGTTCTACGCCAGGGCCCATACCGCCGTGGCCGCGAGGGCGGCGGGCTGCATTGCGATCGA from Thermodesulfobacteriota bacterium includes:
- a CDS encoding D-glycerate dehydrogenase, whose translation is MRPKVLVTREVFDEVLDYLSRYFEVTSNQSDVPFDSETLAAKLSDKEGALITLSDRIDSVLLSRCPHLKAVCNIAVGYNNIDLEACTRAKVMATNTPGVLDDTTADFTWALILATARRLTEAEAYLRSGQWDGWKLKQFLGLDVHHATLGILGLGRIGQAVAKRAVGFEMKILYHDIRRAAPEVEQACRATFVTKEELLSQADILTLHVPYSPETHHLIGPVELRRMKPTAVLINAARGGVVDDAALIEALRSGTIAGAGLDVFENEPKFNPQFLELKNVVLAPHIASSSRATRYRMAMLAAENLVAALTTGKPPNWLNPF
- a CDS encoding FadR family transcriptional regulator → MFNAIKRTKISEDIVNQIKRLISEGKLKPGDKLPPERELVKQLGVSRPSLREALNALVAMGLLEVRQAKRTYVRSVTSKLIEDPLALLIKADAQKVFDLIEVRKAIETWSAYHAAQKASKEDIERLRSIIEQMRKTFEEGRSWEKEDADFHLAIAQATHNTIQVHIMSGIYDLLRQSMAKVFINRDQVKKLIDHHHQIFLAIKNRAPEKARQKTLDHLNFVEAELKRQTSEKGS
- a CDS encoding FAD-binding protein encodes the protein MIIEKLIEMVGRDNATDQLEELVPYSYDASMNVHRPDAVVWPESTEQVIQIVKFANEEKIPIIPRGAGTSLSGGVVPIQGGIVIDLSKMNRILEISIENRYARVEAGVICDDLNRELAKHGFVFPPDPASSSVATIGGNVATNAGGIKGAKYGTTRDYVLGLQVVLPTGERMRTGAYTMKSVSGYDLAKLFVGAEGTLGVITEVTLKINPLPRHAMTAVATYQRLEDAGRAIFQTMTSGVIPSVMEIMDKVTLRSIKENTDIPLPEAEAMILTETDGFTWEEVEAQMEVVLDILKKNHPIEIKTAKDEKDRLHLWKARKSAYATLARVSNSFVLDDVTVPISRIPQLLVGIQEISQKYRITVATFGHAGDGNLHPQILFDEYDPDQVERTHKVEEEIFRLAIRLNGTLSGEHGIGLSKAAYMDLEHDPVEMELMRKIKRTLDPNNIMNPGKRAL
- a CDS encoding (Fe-S)-binding protein, with translation MSPQLQFDEKRRKAIAQCSRCSFCRAVCPIFDLTKRPMTNASGKMILLKEIMEGKLPLTEAVAQAFLRCTTCMNCTVNCPSGVDPQEMVKAMRKDLVAAGFDNLFKAMGETVEKYGNIYGETERHDWGHKKGKAAYVLFLGCVGTFREEEGVEEVLRLLDLLKVDYTLIDEVCCSGVLEDVGYKIKEDLAKKNIEAIHKTEAKTLITTCPYCYRVFKDHPSYQGLAVDIQHITQFLKGFDFGVKTDKRVTYHDPCDLGRHAGIYEEPREIIRKIAPNFVEPRRTRENAMCCGAGGGFRGAFAKESVRIARNRLSQIIEDTGAEVLLTECPSCLHNFKNAKRQKQKIEIYNLTEFLAKLYREKEASSQTEATA
- a CDS encoding metallopeptidase family protein; this encodes DLLGLYQGIPITQRGVAYGNVLPDKITLFQRPIESVCKTKKEVEEKVAEVILHEVGHYFGLDEERLEELEEEE
- a CDS encoding alanine--glyoxylate aminotransferase family protein, whose product is MEKWLGGDQHPSYRILMGPGPSNVHYRVYQAMSNPVIGYLDPQILSCMDEISELLRGVFQTRNPVTLAISATGSAGMETSFVNFVEPGDVVVIGVNGFFADRMTQVASRCGAKVIRVEAEWGRIIEPERMIQALKEHPEAKVCGIVHGETSTGVREPIEEIGAYCKGKDVLFVVDAVTTLGGYPVKVDEWGIDVCYASSQKCLGVPPGLSPITVSPKAMEVLRSRKSPVQSFYFDLTLLEKYWGSERVYHHTAPASLFYAMREGLKIIFEEGLEERFKRHQTLGDRLKMELEALGFKLFAQEGYRLPMLTSVVLPEGFDDVKMRSKLLNEYNIEVGGGLGILKGKIWRIGLMGETCKLRYIHCLIGALKEMLF